In Crinalium epipsammum PCC 9333, the following are encoded in one genomic region:
- a CDS encoding sugar transferase, giving the protein MAYTHLSEAPLDLRAPGFSRVRKGNWWIRIITLAFFDYLSLSVSWLIAESYIPPNDFPWDTSRSSFGMLITILVEIAVMAIQGLYQPGQKRYDYFNIIKSLAFAHGLLLAIILLNKTVQTVQFESPSHLLLPWFLNASWVCAGRLFVNVTLEYLRDLQLFGKNSVFVICDPEEQAEYFNFIKKDNRCKIVGFDGAKALDRYTRKATLEQLHDLGVTEVFISWNAIKNRMFLCWLFHAAGITIHILPMEVKQIYRDMELSKIGRMPCLTFTCPLITGKDFWIKRMFDFCFSSLFIILTSPIYIAIALAIKLDSSGPVFYKQTRIGLHGQKFKVWKFRTMRPDADKLQKELETLNENQDGVLFKMKDDPRVTRIGKFLRCYSLDELPQIFNVLQGEMSLVGPRPLATRDVANFSERHFIRQEVLPGITGWWQVSGRSDIIDFDQVMRLDLHYIENWSLWLDINILFKTVAVVLKKQGAY; this is encoded by the coding sequence ATGGCATACACTCACTTGAGTGAAGCCCCATTAGACTTGCGTGCCCCTGGATTTTCCAGAGTACGAAAAGGTAATTGGTGGATAAGAATAATCACTCTCGCTTTTTTTGATTATCTTAGTTTATCTGTATCCTGGCTGATAGCTGAATCTTACATTCCACCTAATGATTTTCCCTGGGATACGTCACGCAGTTCTTTTGGAATGCTGATAACTATTTTGGTTGAGATAGCAGTAATGGCAATCCAAGGACTTTATCAACCAGGGCAAAAGCGTTATGACTACTTCAATATAATCAAGTCGCTAGCTTTTGCTCATGGGTTGCTTTTAGCAATTATCCTGCTCAATAAAACAGTACAAACAGTACAATTTGAGTCCCCTTCACACTTGTTACTGCCTTGGTTTTTGAATGCATCTTGGGTATGTGCTGGCAGATTGTTTGTGAATGTTACTCTGGAATATCTACGCGATCTCCAGTTGTTTGGAAAAAATTCTGTTTTTGTTATTTGTGATCCAGAAGAACAAGCAGAATATTTTAATTTCATCAAAAAAGATAATCGCTGTAAAATTGTAGGATTTGATGGAGCTAAAGCCTTGGATAGATATACTCGCAAGGCAACGTTAGAACAACTCCATGATTTAGGTGTGACTGAAGTATTTATTTCATGGAATGCGATTAAAAACAGGATGTTTTTATGCTGGTTGTTTCACGCGGCTGGTATAACTATTCATATTCTGCCTATGGAAGTAAAACAAATTTATAGAGATATGGAGCTAAGTAAGATTGGCAGAATGCCTTGTCTGACATTTACTTGTCCATTGATTACAGGTAAAGATTTTTGGATTAAAAGAATGTTTGATTTTTGTTTTTCCAGTTTATTTATAATCTTAACTTCTCCCATTTATATAGCGATCGCTCTAGCCATCAAACTGGATTCTTCGGGACCAGTGTTTTATAAACAAACTCGTATCGGTTTGCATGGGCAAAAATTTAAAGTTTGGAAATTCCGCACGATGCGCCCTGATGCAGATAAACTGCAAAAGGAATTAGAAACTTTGAACGAAAATCAAGATGGGGTTCTGTTTAAGATGAAAGACGATCCTCGCGTCACCCGCATTGGCAAATTCTTGCGGTGTTATAGCTTAGATGAATTGCCACAAATTTTTAATGTTTTGCAGGGAGAAATGAGCTTGGTCGGGCCTCGTCCCTTAGCAACTAGAGATGTAGCAAATTTTTCAGAACGTCACTTTATCCGTCAGGAAGTTTTACCAGGAATTACAGGTTGGTGGCAAGTTTCTGGTCGGTCTGACATTATTGATTTTGACCAAGTAATGCGATTGGATCTTCACTACATTGAAAATTGGTCGCTCTGGTTAGATATAAACATTTTATTTAAGACTGTCGCTGTAGTTTTAAAAAAGCAAGGTGCTTATTAA